From Penaeus monodon isolate SGIC_2016 chromosome 6, NSTDA_Pmon_1, whole genome shotgun sequence, the proteins below share one genomic window:
- the LOC119574424 gene encoding peroxisomal N(1)-acetyl-spermine/spermidine oxidase-like, with protein MFFLTWFYVAVVVLGALCDGAPQIRGEAAFYYSPWIKQSPRPETHPCDELRGERESWYAQAKRVGVVIVGGGAAGLAAAKTLADSGYSDYVLLEAQGHLGGRVYTVREGSITVEEGAEWIHGGWRNPLYRIAREIEAVDPLLPDDAFEWRIVTQDGAPVNKSYGDILEELRDICERSDFGLLPYYDLPYGLCYLNRFSQEYPPEKDAGIRRGLLHFLEQTANGEEGTEGWLDIGSREKDKYPDFGPDHQWKKGFDTIVGYYNASLQATNVRLSSPVCRILWDEEDDRVLVVTRKGDSYLAAHALVTFSFGHLKERHAKIFEPSLPESFTKYLGYVDLGIADKVQLGWATPWWGDRPLTLDIIWTSKDIPQDRLWLYNIVNIESPHSAPNVLQVFLVGRDSVTMENLPEETVLEHMMYFLKRLTRTEVPDPIFFHRTTWYNNPWTRGAYETYITLWGEQQGMESHDPLAIPVANSNGVEVLAWAGEHTHSTRFGTVDGALATGEREGYRILDLLEENRL; from the exons ATGTTTTTTCTCACTTGGTTCTACGTCGCAGTTGTTGTCTTGGGTGCCCTGTGCGATGGAG CCCCTCAGATTCGCGGAGAAGCAGCCTTCTACTACAGCCCTTGGATCAAGCAGAGCCCGCGGCCAGAGACGCACCCGTGCGACGAACTGCGGGGCGAGAGGGAGtcatg gTACGCCCAGGCCAAGCGCGTGGGCGTCGTGATCGTGGGCGGGGGCGCTGCCGGGCTGGCCGCCGCAAAGACCCTGGCGGACAGCGGCTACAGCGACTACGTCCTCCTGGAGGCGCAGGGGCACCTGGGGGGCCGCGTGTACACCGTCAGGGAAG GCTCTATCACGGTCGAAGAGGGTGCTGAGTGGATTCATGGAGGCTGGCGGAACCCCTTATACCGCATTGCACGTGAGATCGAGGCCGTGGATCCTCTTTTGCCAGATGATGCCTTTG AGTGGCGTATAGTGACCCAGGATGGTGCTCCAGTCAACAAATCCTATGGTGACATTTTGGAGGAACTGAGGGATATCTGCGAAAGGTCGGACTTTGGACTCCTGCCTTACTATGACCTCCCTTACGGCTTGTGTTATTTGAACAG ATTTAGCCAAGAATATCCCCCAGAGAAGGATGCCGGCATAAGGAGAGGCTTACTTCACTTCCTGGAACAG acCGCGAATGGCGAGGAGGGCACCGAGGGCTGGCTGGACATCGGCTCCCGCGAGAAGGACAAGTACCCGGATTTCGGTCCCGATCACCAGTGGAAGAAGGGCTTCGATACGATCGTCGGCTACTATAAT GCAAGCCTCCAAGCCACCAACGTCAGGCTCAGTAGCCCGGTGTGTCGTATCCTGTGGGACGAGGAGGATGACCGGGTCCTTGTGGTGACGAGGAAGGGCGACTCCTACctcgccgcccacgccctcgTCACCTTCTCCTTCGGCCACCTGAAGGAGAGGCACGCCAAGATCTTCGAGCCGTCGCTGCCAGAGTCCTTTACGAAGTATcttggg TACGTTGACTTGGGCATCGCCGACAAGGTCCAGCTCGGTTGGGCGACCCCGTGGTGGGGCGACAGACCTCTCACCCTCGACATCATCTGGACCTCCAAGGATATTCCTCAGGACAGG CTGTGGCTATACAACATCGTGAACATAGAGAGTCCTCACAGCGCGCCCAACGTCTTGCAAGTGTTCCTCGTGGGAAGGGATTCCGTCACGATGGAGAACCTGCCCGAGGAGACGGTCCTGGAGCACATGATGTACTTCCTGAAGAGACTCACCCGCACGGAGGTCCCGGATCCCATTTTCTTCCACAG AACGACGTGGTACAACAACCCCTGGACGCGCGGGGCCTACGAGACGTACATCACCCTGTGGGGCGAGCAGCAGGGCATGGAGAGCCACGACCCGCTGGCCATCCCCGTCGCGAACTCGAACGGCGTCGAG GTGCTGGCGTGGGCGGGCGAGCACACCCACAGCACCCGCTTCGGGACTGTCGACGGGGCCTTGGCCACTGGCGAGCGGGAGGGCTACAGGATTCTCGACTTGCTTGAAGAGAACAGACTATAA